Proteins encoded together in one Entelurus aequoreus isolate RoL-2023_Sb linkage group LG20, RoL_Eaeq_v1.1, whole genome shotgun sequence window:
- the mrps21 gene encoding 28S ribosomal protein S21, mitochondrial, producing the protein MSKHLRFVARTVMVQNGNVDAAYKHLNKVLTQDRIIEAVKHKRYFEKPCRERQRKSYENCKRIYNTEMARKIAFISRTDRPDPWVGM; encoded by the exons ATGTCGAAACATCTTCGCTTCGTGGCTCGGACTGTGATGGTTCAAAACGGCAACGTTGACGCGGcgtacaaacatctgaacaa GGTCCTGACCCAGGATAGGATCATTGAGGCGGTGAAGCACAAGCGGTACTTTGAGAAGCCCTGCAGAGAGCGACAACGGAAGAGCTATGAGAACTGCAAGCGTATTTACAACACTGAAATGGCCAGGAAAATTGCCTTCATCTCCAGGACAGACAGACCTGATCCCTGGGTTGGAATGTGA
- the crabp2b gene encoding cellular retinoic acid-binding protein 2b yields METKIPDFSGKWKMKSSENFEELLKALGVNVFVRKIAVAAASSPAVEITQQEESLSIKTSTSVRTTHVSFTVGQSFNETTVDGRPCMSFPTWESENKISCVQTLQKGEGPKTAWTREVTGDGELVLTMTAGDVVCTRVYERE; encoded by the exons ATGGAGACCAAAATCCCTGACTTCTCTGGAAAGTGGAAAATGAAGTCATCGGAAAACTTTGAGGAGCTTTTGAAAGCGCTGG GTGTGAACGTGTTTGTGAGGAAAATTGCTGTGGCGGCGGCATCCAGTCCCGCAGTGGAAATCACCCAGCAGGAAGAGAGTCTGTCCATCAAAACGTCCACCAGCGTCCGCACCACCCACGTCTCCTTCACTGTGGGTCAGTCTTTCAATGAGACCACCGTGGATGGACGCCCCTGCATG AGCTTTCCAACTTGGGAATCAGAGAATAAGATCAGCTGTGTGCAGACGTTACAGAAAGGTGAGGGACCAAAAACCGCATGGACCCGGGAGGTGACCGGTGATGGAGAACTGGTACTG ACGATGACAGCAGGCGACGTCGTCTGCACCAGAGTCTATGAAAGAGAATGA